From Coriobacteriia bacterium, the proteins below share one genomic window:
- a CDS encoding Ig-like domain-containing protein, whose amino-acid sequence MEIKHSRTTGKNITAFALSATLATAGLGLGGLFAPSPAWADESAEATATADAPAESADTGAAAPAAETTAQVFPTVTPITTTQTVTIELTNDVTTSSALYDAVNAARAEQGLAPLTRDSSLERVAYQRAAESVVLAADVRPDGTAVDTLSNAVKVTGEALVAGTAETAGTAELALNAAQATTDGAANALSATHTTMGAALVRDAAGAFHWALVYGDAASTEQPTDANPADGQHTYTLTVPASCVAPSGSAAQELKVEVGATAQLAPGVRLQGAPFAGDTAASEATAALKFDETQPLALAAGSATWTSADPAIASVDAKGVLTGVADGMTQVSATSADGVISATWNVTVGTGQATAPAEPAASESGDSATTDQPAEGGDTATTPETPGESTGTDEPAASEKIDLADAQVLGITEVTASPDGVTPVEPTFSLATPDGSPVPETDYTYAFSNNVEPGTATLTITAAPDSNLYTGTLVYEFTIDPAPRANIADVVFVAPIEDQVFTGTPIEPKPAVALTADGTPLTEGVDYTYSYEANDALGTGSVIITGQGAYEGTITQPFNIVEPAKVDLAEAGAAIDAIEPQAHTGEAVEPAPVVKLPDGTVLTAGTDYTVSYANNIAAGENSATVTVTGTGAYVGTLTQTFSIVEQEQPAAKQDISSATVDAIADQEYTGAAIEPSPVVKLGETTLVAGTDYTLAYANNIEAGEATVTITGTGAYEGTLTVRFAIVKPELINLRTAGFSIADIPDQKLGESAPQPTVTVSDGTTTLVAGTDYTVSYERNDAPGMARVVVTGTGAYTGVIDKAFRVVSGEQQLTSIKGAQLSSLSAQSFTGGAIEPALTVTLNGKTLTAGTDYEVTYENNVNVGTARVIVTGIGSYEGTLETTFVINALSLTQVEIVMPNQYATGSALEPSPVSVTAPSGYELVQGTDYDIVGYVNNTNVGKAGVTLSGKGNFTGKVTAAFQIVEKGTQEAGTTNTLPKTGDATSIAPVVIAGVAGVALVGAGAALVMRRRREN is encoded by the coding sequence ATGGAGATCAAACACAGCAGAACCACTGGCAAGAACATAACGGCGTTCGCCCTGTCCGCCACGCTCGCCACGGCAGGCCTGGGGCTGGGCGGTTTGTTCGCCCCGAGCCCCGCCTGGGCAGACGAGAGCGCCGAGGCCACGGCCACCGCCGACGCGCCCGCTGAGTCCGCCGACACAGGTGCGGCGGCGCCCGCCGCAGAGACGACGGCGCAGGTCTTCCCCACGGTGACGCCCATTACGACAACCCAGACCGTCACGATCGAGCTCACGAACGACGTGACGACGTCATCGGCGCTCTACGACGCCGTCAACGCCGCCCGCGCCGAGCAGGGCCTGGCGCCCCTGACACGCGACTCCTCGCTCGAGCGCGTCGCCTACCAGCGCGCCGCCGAGAGCGTCGTGCTCGCCGCCGACGTGCGCCCCGACGGCACGGCCGTCGACACGCTGAGCAACGCCGTCAAGGTCACGGGCGAGGCGCTCGTCGCCGGCACAGCAGAGACGGCGGGCACAGCCGAGCTCGCCCTCAACGCCGCTCAGGCCACGACCGACGGCGCGGCGAACGCCCTGTCTGCCACGCACACCACGATGGGCGCCGCGCTCGTGCGCGACGCCGCGGGCGCATTCCACTGGGCGCTCGTGTACGGCGACGCCGCGTCGACCGAGCAACCGACGGACGCTAACCCCGCCGACGGTCAGCACACCTACACGCTCACCGTGCCCGCGTCCTGCGTCGCCCCCTCCGGCAGCGCTGCGCAGGAGCTCAAGGTTGAGGTCGGCGCAACGGCCCAGCTCGCCCCCGGCGTGCGACTGCAGGGCGCCCCGTTTGCCGGCGACACCGCCGCCAGCGAGGCGACGGCAGCCCTCAAGTTCGACGAGACGCAGCCGCTGGCCCTTGCCGCAGGCAGCGCCACGTGGACGAGCGCCGACCCCGCCATCGCCTCCGTCGACGCCAAGGGCGTCCTCACCGGCGTGGCCGACGGCATGACGCAGGTGAGTGCGACAAGCGCCGATGGAGTCATCTCCGCCACGTGGAACGTCACCGTGGGCACTGGCCAGGCCACCGCGCCTGCCGAGCCCGCAGCGAGCGAGAGCGGGGACAGCGCCACGACCGACCAGCCCGCCGAGGGCGGCGACACGGCGACGACGCCCGAGACGCCTGGCGAGAGCACGGGCACGGACGAACCCGCCGCCTCCGAGAAGATCGACCTCGCCGACGCCCAGGTGCTCGGCATCACGGAGGTCACGGCGAGCCCCGACGGCGTGACGCCCGTCGAGCCCACCTTCAGTCTCGCCACGCCCGACGGCTCGCCCGTTCCCGAGACGGACTACACGTACGCCTTCTCGAACAACGTGGAGCCCGGCACCGCGACGCTCACGATCACGGCCGCGCCCGACAGCAACCTCTACACGGGCACGCTCGTCTACGAGTTCACGATCGACCCCGCCCCCCGCGCGAACATCGCCGACGTCGTGTTCGTCGCCCCCATCGAGGACCAGGTGTTCACCGGCACCCCCATCGAGCCCAAGCCAGCCGTCGCGCTGACGGCTGACGGCACCCCGCTCACCGAGGGCGTGGACTACACGTACTCGTACGAGGCCAACGACGCGCTGGGGACCGGCTCGGTCATCATCACCGGCCAGGGCGCGTACGAGGGCACGATCACGCAGCCGTTCAACATCGTGGAGCCCGCCAAGGTCGACCTGGCCGAGGCCGGCGCCGCCATCGACGCCATCGAGCCCCAGGCGCACACGGGCGAGGCCGTCGAGCCCGCGCCCGTCGTGAAGCTGCCCGACGGCACCGTCCTGACCGCAGGCACCGACTACACGGTGAGCTACGCCAACAACATCGCGGCCGGCGAGAACTCCGCCACGGTGACCGTCACCGGCACGGGCGCTTACGTCGGCACGCTCACGCAGACGTTCAGCATCGTCGAGCAGGAGCAGCCGGCTGCCAAGCAGGACATCTCCTCCGCTACGGTCGACGCCATCGCCGACCAGGAGTATACGGGTGCGGCCATCGAGCCCTCCCCCGTTGTAAAGCTGGGAGAGACAACGCTCGTCGCCGGAACGGACTACACGCTCGCCTACGCCAACAACATCGAGGCGGGCGAGGCGACGGTCACGATCACGGGCACCGGCGCGTATGAGGGCACGCTGACAGTGCGCTTCGCCATCGTGAAGCCCGAGCTCATCAACCTGCGCACCGCCGGCTTCAGCATCGCCGACATCCCGGACCAGAAGCTGGGCGAAAGCGCGCCCCAGCCCACCGTCACCGTCTCCGACGGCACGACAACGCTCGTCGCCGGCACGGACTACACCGTGAGCTACGAGCGCAACGACGCCCCTGGCATGGCGCGCGTCGTCGTCACCGGCACGGGTGCCTACACGGGCGTCATCGACAAGGCGTTCCGCGTCGTCTCCGGCGAGCAGCAGCTCACGAGCATCAAGGGTGCCCAGCTCTCCTCCCTGAGCGCCCAGAGCTTCACCGGCGGCGCCATCGAGCCTGCGCTCACGGTGACGCTCAACGGCAAGACGCTCACGGCCGGCACCGACTACGAGGTCACGTACGAGAACAACGTCAACGTGGGCACGGCGCGCGTCATCGTCACCGGCATCGGCTCGTACGAGGGCACGCTCGAGACGACGTTCGTCATCAACGCGCTCAGCCTCACGCAGGTCGAGATCGTCATGCCGAACCAGTACGCCACCGGCAGCGCCCTGGAGCCCTCTCCTGTCTCCGTCACGGCCCCGAGCGGCTACGAGCTCGTTCAGGGCACGGACTACGACATCGTCGGCTACGTCAACAACACGAACGTCGGCAAGGCGGGCGTGACGCTGAGCGGCAAGGGCAACTTCACCGGTAAGGTGACGGCCGCCTTCCAGATCGTCGAGAAGGGCACGCAGGAGGCGGGCACGACGAACACACTGCCCAAGACCGGCGACGC